From a region of the Methyloceanibacter stevinii genome:
- a CDS encoding glutamine synthetase family protein has product MDIETYVDDPQRQELVKEVRKKIDELGIEYLYLQFVSITGRIMGKGIPADHWESVAKKGFQLVYGATVNLFLNRHGEYFGYGPEAAELVGIPDPETFMQLPWDKRVARMYCTLFRNREEKENPGGFLTADCRGNLRRLHQDFQKKHDGLQLRVGTEPEMMWLKKDEDGKPNGGYSEPYCYHIDQFESLRPVYMKVMEYSRKMGLDMIQGDHEDAPGQLELNWMYDDVLRNADRLTTYRQICAQVAREFNIIACFMTKPFMGVSASGCHHNMSLWRGGEDVFRRTGNDPDDLPGMRENYMYVSGGDNTFMPDGDDPQLPGKAGLAAIGGIVHHLRALTAVGSSTVNSYRRLWDTGFWAPIFADWGFQNRTTGLRVSAPGRFEYRSVDSMVNPYLMGSTILAAADDGIDNNLDPGEPEERNIYEAIAAGKEVKRLPMNLGEALQALKDDEVVQRGMPGEMYRLYSEYKRDEWERFNHTVTEWDVETYLNCLP; this is encoded by the coding sequence ATGGATATCGAAACCTATGTAGATGACCCGCAACGCCAGGAGCTGGTCAAAGAAGTTCGGAAGAAGATCGACGAACTTGGAATTGAGTATCTGTACCTGCAGTTCGTGTCGATCACGGGCCGCATCATGGGCAAGGGCATCCCGGCCGATCACTGGGAGAGCGTTGCGAAGAAGGGCTTCCAGCTCGTTTACGGCGCGACGGTCAACCTGTTCCTCAACAGGCATGGCGAATATTTCGGCTACGGCCCCGAGGCTGCCGAGCTCGTCGGCATCCCCGACCCGGAAACCTTCATGCAGCTGCCATGGGACAAGCGCGTCGCGCGCATGTACTGCACGCTGTTCCGGAACCGCGAGGAAAAAGAGAATCCGGGCGGCTTCCTGACCGCGGATTGCCGCGGCAACCTTCGCCGTCTCCATCAGGACTTCCAGAAGAAGCACGACGGCCTGCAGCTCCGCGTCGGCACCGAGCCGGAGATGATGTGGCTGAAGAAGGACGAGGACGGCAAGCCGAACGGCGGCTACTCCGAGCCCTACTGCTACCACATCGATCAGTTCGAGAGCCTTCGCCCCGTCTACATGAAGGTGATGGAGTATTCCCGCAAGATGGGTCTCGACATGATCCAGGGCGACCACGAAGACGCGCCCGGCCAGCTCGAGCTGAACTGGATGTACGACGATGTGCTGCGTAATGCGGACCGTCTGACCACCTACCGTCAGATCTGTGCGCAGGTCGCGCGCGAGTTCAACATCATCGCCTGCTTCATGACCAAGCCCTTCATGGGTGTGTCGGCGAGTGGCTGTCACCACAACATGTCGCTGTGGCGCGGCGGTGAGGACGTGTTCCGTCGGACCGGCAACGACCCCGACGACCTGCCGGGCATGCGCGAAAACTACATGTACGTCTCGGGCGGCGACAACACGTTCATGCCCGACGGCGACGACCCGCAATTGCCTGGCAAGGCGGGGCTCGCGGCCATCGGCGGCATCGTGCATCACCTGCGCGCCCTGACCGCGGTCGGCTCCTCGACGGTGAACTCTTATCGCCGTCTCTGGGACACCGGCTTCTGGGCGCCGATCTTTGCCGACTGGGGCTTCCAGAACCGCACCACGGGCTTGCGCGTTTCGGCGCCTGGCCGGTTCGAGTACCGCTCCGTGGACTCGATGGTGAACCCTTATCTGATGGGATCCACGATCCTGGCGGCCGCCGACGACGGCATCGACAACAATCTCGATCCGGGCGAGCCCGAGGAGCGCAATATCTACGAAGCCATCGCGGCCGGAAAGGAAGTGAAGCGGCTGCCGATGAATCTCGGCGAGGCGCTCCAGGCTTTGAAGGACGACGAAGTCGTGCAGCGTGGCATGCCCGGCGAAATGTACCGTCTCTACAGCGAATACAAACGGGACGAGTGGGAGCGTTTCAACCACACCGTCACCGAATGGGATGTGGAGACCTACCTCAACTGCCTGCCATAG
- a CDS encoding glutamine amidotransferase, with protein MCGIAGVIHRGKAVGVGQEMTAMLQSLKHRGPDSTGFAVYGVTKPDEYVMRLKLAEAEDFETDYNIRDKIRDRQALVDNRLAELGAQTIEVEQPTPYAFRYRLRFSGDTKQLASDLEHIEGGEVLSFGNSLELIKDLGDATVVSQQYGLADFQGTHGIGHTRMATESDVDIRSAHPYWAYPYNDISVVHNGQITNYWIMRREMERLGHRFMSNCDSELLAVYTANNLEQGATLEDSLRASIKEIDGVFTYIVATDKELGMAKDTMAAKPMVLYESDDIVALASEEVAIRAIVPREIDTSDPYDEEVRVWQR; from the coding sequence ATGTGCGGGATTGCTGGTGTCATTCATCGCGGTAAAGCGGTGGGCGTCGGTCAAGAGATGACCGCGATGCTCCAAAGTCTGAAGCATCGTGGACCCGACTCGACTGGGTTTGCCGTTTACGGCGTGACGAAGCCTGACGAGTACGTCATGCGCTTGAAGCTCGCCGAAGCAGAGGACTTCGAAACGGATTACAACATCCGTGACAAGATCCGCGACCGTCAGGCCTTGGTCGACAATCGGCTGGCCGAACTCGGTGCGCAGACGATCGAAGTCGAGCAGCCGACGCCTTATGCATTTCGTTATCGCCTGCGCTTTTCGGGCGACACGAAGCAACTGGCCTCGGACCTGGAGCATATCGAGGGCGGTGAAGTCCTGTCTTTCGGTAACTCCCTTGAGCTGATCAAGGATCTGGGCGACGCCACGGTCGTGTCCCAGCAGTACGGCCTTGCCGATTTCCAGGGTACGCACGGCATCGGGCACACGCGCATGGCCACGGAATCGGATGTCGATATCCGTTCGGCGCATCCGTACTGGGCTTATCCCTACAACGACATCAGTGTCGTCCATAACGGGCAGATCACGAACTATTGGATCATGCGCCGCGAAATGGAGCGACTTGGTCATCGGTTCATGTCGAACTGCGACTCCGAACTGCTGGCGGTTTATACGGCCAACAATCTGGAGCAGGGCGCGACGCTCGAAGACTCCCTGAGGGCGTCGATCAAGGAGATCGACGGCGTCTTCACCTACATCGTCGCCACGGACAAAGAACTGGGCATGGCCAAGGACACGATGGCCGCGAAGCCCATGGTTCTCTACGAAAGCGACGACATCGTTGCGCTCGCCTCGGAGGAAGTGGCCATCCGCGCCATCGTTCCCCGGGAAATCGATACGTCTGATCCCTATGATGAGGAGGTGCGGGTATGGCAACGCTAA
- a CDS encoding GXGXG motif-containing protein produces MATLTQAAPSEQERKSHEMGMHTEQLTGRSQQVFFDIDLNEAHHGFSLPDAFDVDFNKRGEIDASNMDAKHVNARIREMMGEGYGTIVLKNPAAKHSLAVGILNRLNLIIEGSLGYFGCGLVDGPNIRINGRVGWSCGENMMSGTILIEKNAGSQFGAALRGGDLVCKGDVGSRTGIDMKGGNIIVGGDTGSFTGFMMQRGRMVICGNAGKNLGDSMYDGTIFLGGEPRSLGVDAVWSDMTDLDREWLEKKLTKYDVMPKGGIGSFRKIVAGKQLWNYDNLEPTEKKLVL; encoded by the coding sequence ATGGCAACGCTAACGCAAGCTGCGCCGTCTGAGCAGGAACGCAAGTCCCATGAAATGGGCATGCATACGGAACAGCTCACCGGTCGTTCGCAGCAGGTTTTCTTCGATATTGATCTCAACGAGGCCCATCACGGGTTCAGTCTGCCCGACGCGTTCGACGTGGACTTCAACAAGCGCGGTGAGATCGATGCGTCCAATATGGATGCGAAGCATGTCAACGCCCGCATCCGTGAGATGATGGGCGAGGGCTACGGGACGATCGTTCTGAAGAATCCCGCTGCCAAGCATTCCTTGGCGGTCGGCATTCTCAATCGGCTCAATCTCATCATCGAAGGCTCGCTCGGCTATTTTGGCTGTGGCTTGGTCGACGGACCGAATATCCGCATCAACGGCCGCGTCGGCTGGTCCTGCGGCGAAAACATGATGAGCGGAACCATTCTCATCGAGAAGAACGCGGGTTCGCAGTTCGGTGCCGCGCTCCGCGGTGGCGACCTCGTCTGCAAAGGCGATGTCGGCTCGCGCACGGGCATCGACATGAAGGGCGGCAACATCATCGTCGGCGGCGACACAGGTTCGTTCACCGGCTTCATGATGCAGCGCGGCCGCATGGTGATCTGCGGCAATGCCGGCAAGAACCTTGGCGACTCCATGTACGACGGAACCATCTTCCTGGGTGGAGAACCGAGAAGCCTTGGCGTTGACGCGGTCTGGAGCGACATGACCGATCTCGATCGGGAGTGGCTCGAGAAAAAACTCACGAAGTACGACGTGATGCCGAAAGGCGGCATCGGATCGTTCCGCAAAATCGTCGCCGGTAAGCAGCTCTGGAACTACGACAATCTAGAGCCGACCGAGAAGAAATTGGTTCTGTAA
- a CDS encoding FMN-binding glutamate synthase family protein produces MAKDKKQKANGAKEPAEQSRFLLGKSQIFTPEVMNDIHVKAELGRYRMRGFSLFKKIPHWDDLTFLPGTLTRFVIEGYREKCDTKTVIGPQAKRPLQLDIPVYVTGMSFGALSYEAKIALARGATMAGTATCSGEGGMIPDERRYSSKWLYQCIQSRYGFNPHHLRLADCCEFFIGQGCKVGLGGHLMGQKVTDQVAEMRSLPAGIDQRSPARHPDWLGPDDLALKIEEIREATNWEIPIQLKLGAARVYDDVRMAVKCGPDSIYIDGMEGSTGAGPHIATEDTGVPGIAAIRQARRAIDELGMRGKVSLVYAGGIRNGGDVAKALALGADAIAIGHSVMMALNCNKEIPESDFEAEMGVPAGRCYHCHTGRCPVGVATQDPELRKRLDPEEAAERVYNFLHTLTLEAQLLARACGKTDIHSLEPEDLAALTMEASAMAQVPLAGTDMTVGVENYHKLG; encoded by the coding sequence ATGGCTAAGGATAAGAAGCAGAAGGCGAACGGCGCGAAAGAGCCCGCCGAACAAAGCCGGTTTCTGCTGGGTAAGAGTCAGATCTTCACACCGGAGGTCATGAACGATATCCACGTGAAGGCAGAGTTGGGCCGCTACAGAATGCGCGGCTTCTCGCTCTTCAAGAAGATCCCGCACTGGGATGACCTCACCTTCCTGCCGGGTACGCTGACGCGTTTCGTCATCGAAGGGTATCGCGAGAAGTGCGATACCAAGACGGTGATCGGGCCGCAGGCGAAACGCCCGCTGCAGTTGGATATTCCGGTCTACGTGACCGGCATGAGCTTTGGTGCGCTGTCCTACGAGGCGAAAATCGCGCTGGCGCGTGGTGCCACGATGGCGGGTACGGCAACGTGCTCGGGCGAAGGCGGCATGATCCCGGACGAGCGCCGCTATTCGTCGAAATGGCTCTACCAGTGCATCCAGTCGCGCTACGGCTTCAATCCGCATCATCTGCGGCTGGCCGACTGTTGCGAGTTCTTCATCGGACAAGGCTGTAAGGTCGGCCTTGGCGGCCACTTGATGGGCCAGAAGGTGACCGACCAGGTCGCCGAGATGCGCTCCTTGCCCGCCGGTATCGATCAGCGGTCGCCCGCGCGGCATCCCGATTGGCTGGGTCCGGACGATCTGGCGCTGAAGATCGAGGAAATTCGCGAAGCGACCAATTGGGAAATTCCCATTCAGCTGAAGCTCGGCGCCGCGCGTGTCTACGACGACGTGCGCATGGCCGTGAAGTGCGGTCCGGATTCCATCTATATCGACGGCATGGAAGGTTCGACGGGTGCGGGTCCGCACATCGCGACGGAAGATACGGGCGTGCCAGGTATCGCCGCGATCCGTCAGGCACGCCGGGCCATCGATGAGCTCGGCATGCGGGGCAAGGTCAGCCTTGTCTACGCGGGCGGCATCCGCAACGGCGGCGACGTCGCCAAGGCGCTTGCACTTGGTGCGGACGCGATCGCCATCGGCCACTCGGTCATGATGGCGCTCAACTGCAACAAGGAAATTCCGGAGTCGGATTTCGAGGCTGAGATGGGCGTGCCCGCCGGCCGCTGTTACCACTGCCACACGGGCCGTTGCCCGGTGGGCGTGGCGACGCAAGATCCGGAGCTGCGCAAGCGGCTCGATCCGGAAGAGGCGGCGGAGCGGGTCTACAACTTCCTGCACACGCTGACCTTGGAAGCGCAGCTTCTGGCCCGTGCGTGCGGCAAGACCGACATCCACAGCCTGGAGCCGGAAGACCTTGCGGCGCTGACAATGGAAGCCTCCGCCATGGCCCAGGTGCCGCTGGCGGGAACCGACATGACCGTCGGTGTCGAGAACTATCACAAGCTGGGGTGA
- a CDS encoding APC family permease, which translates to MSDATTASAAGSPGTESTLHRVIGWKDAFWVASGVPALVLFSIGGIAATVGTPSVLVWTLSVLFGFIQAFTYAEIAGLFPTKSGGASVYGAAAWVRYSRLIAPLSVWCNWLAWTPVLAIGCGIAAGYILTALFPADSAIRAWEIQFLDLSFFKEGLSLRVDATFFIGAILMLISFAIQHRGILSTAKVQTIVGASVLIPLLIIGIVPLITGDVAMEAFKPFAPGTDPATAAWDKAGWTLFFGGLFIAAWSAYAFETAICYTSEFRDPATDTYKAILYSGLLCIAVYVLVPLSFQGALGLAGVIAPGIVDGSGVAQAMAGMVGGGAFITNLLVVMLLLALMLAITTAMAGSSRTLYQGSVDGWLPRYLSRVNKHGAPTSGMGTDLAFNLILLLMSDYLFVLAVSNVCYIVFNFLNLNAGWIHRIDNAHVKRPWKAPTFLMGIGVVLAFVNAFLLGAGAEVWGSGTLVAGAIAIGLVIPVFIFRHYIQDKGQFPPQMLSDLSVDGKTISQAKAGALPYIALVGGVLSAGIGYVIFWT; encoded by the coding sequence ATGTCAGATGCAACCACGGCTTCCGCTGCCGGAAGTCCGGGCACGGAGTCTACGCTTCATCGTGTGATTGGTTGGAAGGATGCATTCTGGGTCGCTAGTGGCGTCCCGGCGCTTGTGCTCTTTTCAATCGGCGGCATCGCCGCCACCGTCGGAACACCGTCCGTTCTTGTTTGGACGCTTTCGGTTCTGTTCGGATTCATTCAGGCTTTCACCTATGCGGAAATTGCAGGCCTCTTCCCGACTAAGTCGGGTGGAGCATCGGTCTACGGTGCTGCCGCTTGGGTTCGATACAGCCGGTTGATCGCGCCGCTTTCGGTCTGGTGCAACTGGTTGGCTTGGACTCCGGTTCTGGCGATCGGTTGCGGCATCGCGGCCGGTTACATTCTGACGGCACTGTTCCCCGCGGACTCGGCGATCCGAGCCTGGGAAATTCAGTTCCTCGACCTGTCCTTCTTCAAGGAGGGGCTCAGCCTTCGCGTCGATGCGACGTTCTTCATCGGTGCGATTCTTATGTTGATCTCGTTTGCCATTCAGCATCGGGGAATTCTGTCGACCGCCAAGGTGCAGACCATCGTGGGCGCGTCGGTCCTGATCCCGCTTCTGATCATCGGCATCGTGCCGCTGATCACCGGCGATGTGGCGATGGAAGCGTTCAAGCCGTTCGCGCCTGGCACGGACCCGGCAACGGCGGCTTGGGACAAGGCAGGCTGGACATTGTTCTTCGGCGGACTCTTCATCGCCGCCTGGTCCGCCTATGCGTTCGAAACGGCCATCTGCTACACGAGCGAGTTTCGCGATCCGGCGACGGACACCTACAAGGCGATCCTCTATTCGGGGCTTCTGTGTATTGCCGTGTACGTGCTGGTGCCGCTGTCGTTCCAGGGTGCGCTCGGTCTTGCCGGGGTTATCGCGCCGGGCATCGTCGATGGCTCGGGCGTTGCCCAGGCCATGGCCGGCATGGTCGGTGGCGGTGCCTTCATCACCAATCTGCTCGTGGTGATGCTGTTGCTGGCTTTGATGCTCGCCATTACGACGGCCATGGCCGGCAGCTCGCGGACGCTCTACCAAGGCTCCGTAGACGGATGGCTTCCGCGCTACCTCAGCCGCGTTAACAAGCACGGTGCGCCGACGAGCGGCATGGGAACGGATCTCGCTTTCAATCTGATCCTGCTCCTCATGTCGGATTATCTGTTCGTGCTGGCGGTCTCGAATGTCTGCTACATCGTATTCAACTTCTTGAACCTGAACGCAGGCTGGATCCACCGGATCGACAATGCGCATGTGAAGCGCCCGTGGAAGGCGCCCACCTTCCTCATGGGCATTGGCGTGGTGCTGGCCTTCGTCAACGCGTTCCTCTTGGGCGCGGGCGCGGAGGTTTGGGGATCGGGGACCTTGGTCGCAGGTGCGATCGCCATCGGCCTCGTCATCCCGGTCTTTATTTTCCGGCACTACATCCAAGACAAGGGACAGTTTCCGCCTCAGATGTTGTCGGATTTGTCAGTAGACGGAAAGACGATCTCGCAAGCGAAGGCAGGCGCGTTGCCCTATATCGCCTTGGTGGGCGGCGTCCTGTCGGCCGGTATCGGTTACGTGATTTTCTGGACGTAG
- a CDS encoding ammonium transporter, translating into MGNNLDALTTVFTEFYYWVTVVFMFLIHVGFCMYEVGVSRRRNHMHTLMKNTMLIPLVTITFFFFGWWIYWAFPNGPFITGGLDTETAAANLPTSPTMATDLSDRITGVFWAAFLLFSWTAASIVSGSVIERIRSGAFWIIAVMIGSVTWIIDAAWGWSANGWMVKLLGYHDAYASGVIHAIAGGTALGVLVVLGPRLGRFRADGTARDFVPHNPWLVTVGLFLIYTGFWGFYAACNVPIISPEGIGGLITGETWTATTIYLTPTTLGAITFNFLMSLSGGLMVAYIISKGDPFWTYSGGLAGIITASAGNDLYHPIQAMFIAGIGTFIAYKMHYWVERTFKIDDAVGAVAVHGYAGFVGLVIAGFMLWGYPSSPYEGYAAINPLGNTIGAVIMFFVLGFVPAWIVAKILNGMGLLRVPRESNSWVWTSRPWPTKSRHGKTCAKPKRRSCNGDGKI; encoded by the coding sequence ATGGGCAATAACTTAGACGCGCTGACAACCGTCTTTACCGAGTTCTATTACTGGGTAACGGTTGTCTTCATGTTTCTTATTCACGTTGGGTTTTGCATGTACGAGGTCGGCGTCAGCCGGCGGCGGAATCATATGCATACCCTCATGAAGAACACGATGCTGATCCCGTTGGTGACCATCACGTTCTTCTTCTTCGGCTGGTGGATTTATTGGGCGTTCCCCAACGGGCCGTTCATCACCGGCGGACTCGATACGGAGACGGCGGCCGCGAATTTGCCCACCTCTCCGACGATGGCGACTGACCTTTCCGATCGAATTACCGGCGTGTTTTGGGCAGCTTTCCTCCTGTTCTCTTGGACGGCAGCCTCTATCGTTTCCGGTTCGGTGATTGAGCGTATCCGTTCCGGTGCGTTCTGGATCATCGCGGTCATGATCGGTTCCGTAACCTGGATCATCGATGCGGCCTGGGGCTGGAGCGCCAATGGCTGGATGGTCAAGCTTCTCGGCTATCACGATGCGTATGCGTCCGGCGTCATCCACGCCATTGCCGGCGGTACCGCGCTCGGCGTTCTCGTCGTACTCGGGCCGAGGCTCGGCCGCTTCCGGGCGGACGGCACGGCGCGGGACTTCGTACCGCATAATCCCTGGCTGGTGACGGTGGGTCTGTTCCTGATCTACACGGGCTTCTGGGGCTTCTATGCCGCTTGTAACGTTCCGATCATTTCGCCGGAAGGTATCGGCGGCCTGATCACCGGTGAGACGTGGACGGCGACGACCATCTATCTCACACCGACCACGCTTGGCGCGATCACCTTCAACTTCCTGATGTCTCTGTCGGGCGGTCTGATGGTGGCTTACATCATCTCGAAAGGCGATCCGTTCTGGACGTATTCGGGTGGCCTCGCGGGCATCATCACGGCCTCTGCGGGCAACGATTTGTACCATCCGATCCAGGCGATGTTCATCGCGGGCATCGGTACGTTCATTGCCTACAAGATGCACTATTGGGTGGAGCGGACATTCAAGATCGATGACGCGGTCGGTGCGGTGGCCGTTCACGGCTACGCCGGCTTTGTCGGTCTTGTGATCGCAGGGTTCATGCTCTGGGGTTACCCGTCCTCGCCCTATGAAGGCTACGCGGCGATCAATCCGCTCGGTAACACGATCGGTGCGGTCATCATGTTCTTCGTTCTCGGCTTTGTTCCCGCCTGGATCGTTGCCAAGATCCTGAACGGGATGGGGCTCCTCCGGGTGCCGCGCGAATCGAACTCATGGGTCTGGACTTCAAGACCCTGGCCGACGAAGAGCAGGCACGGGAAGACGTGCGCGAAGCCGAAAAGGCGCTCGTGTAACGGTGACGGCAAGATATAG
- a CDS encoding outer membrane protein translates to MRTGFYRAIAFSAALGICATASMPASAQDYGLYDSTSYYGSSTMGSDSTFEGWWLGATIGGSTVSYSTSPGSVDSDGFVGGVIGGFSWQHGPFVIGLEGDYMGADIEGGGSINNGVNKAKIGFDNLADLRMRLGYTITPNLLLFGTLGGAWAGADVYMSGPGGGFRETSFTGWSAGGGAEYAFQKDWSLRLDYQFTDFGEESVKFQGGNKQTFDPDSNSFRGSVIYRF, encoded by the coding sequence ATGCGTACGGGATTTTACCGGGCGATCGCCTTTTCCGCGGCTCTTGGCATTTGTGCTACGGCCTCCATGCCTGCCAGCGCGCAGGACTACGGACTGTACGACAGCACGTCGTATTACGGCTCAAGCACGATGGGCTCTGACTCGACGTTCGAGGGGTGGTGGCTTGGCGCGACGATCGGCGGTTCCACCGTCAGCTACAGCACATCGCCGGGTTCGGTCGATTCCGACGGCTTCGTCGGCGGTGTCATCGGCGGCTTCAGCTGGCAGCACGGCCCGTTCGTGATTGGCCTCGAGGGCGACTACATGGGCGCCGATATCGAAGGCGGCGGCAGCATCAACAACGGGGTCAATAAAGCCAAAATCGGTTTCGACAATCTCGCCGATCTGCGCATGCGCTTGGGCTACACCATCACGCCGAACCTGCTGTTGTTCGGCACCTTGGGCGGTGCCTGGGCCGGCGCCGATGTGTATATGAGCGGTCCCGGCGGCGGTTTTCGCGAAACCTCGTTCACCGGTTGGAGCGCGGGCGGCGGCGCCGAATACGCGTTTCAAAAGGACTGGAGCCTGCGCCTCGATTATCAGTTCACGGATTTTGGCGAAGAGTCCGTCAAATTCCAGGGCGGCAACAAGCAGACCTTCGATCCGGATTCGAACTCGTTCCGTGGCTCGGTCATCTATCGCTTCTAG
- a CDS encoding ribonuclease T2 family protein, with translation MPRRSASVCALALAASLLGIAPACADNGPEPHAFRHADPGDVDYYALVLSWSPTHCLTEGHERGDDQCDEDRQADFVLHGLWPQYDLGWPENCYHGERPWISSDVIQEMRGIMPDKEIVIHEYKTHGTCTGLSPSAYFAKARKAYEQVTIPGSLDDPQTQLFLSPEKIESEFQAANDWMQPDMIAVSCRRGNLFDVRICFSTELEPQACGANIDQKRLCPLQRITVPVSRSDR, from the coding sequence ATGCCGCGGCGTAGCGCGTCTGTCTGCGCCCTCGCCCTGGCGGCGTCGCTCCTCGGCATCGCGCCGGCGTGCGCCGACAACGGCCCCGAACCGCACGCCTTCCGCCACGCCGATCCCGGCGACGTCGATTACTACGCCCTCGTTCTGAGTTGGTCCCCGACCCACTGCCTCACCGAAGGGCACGAGCGCGGCGACGACCAGTGCGACGAAGACCGGCAGGCCGACTTCGTCCTGCACGGCCTATGGCCGCAATACGATCTCGGCTGGCCGGAAAACTGCTACCATGGCGAACGTCCGTGGATTTCGTCAGACGTGATCCAGGAGATGCGGGGCATCATGCCCGACAAGGAAATCGTCATCCACGAGTACAAGACCCACGGCACATGCACCGGTCTCTCGCCGTCCGCCTACTTCGCCAAGGCGCGGAAGGCTTACGAACAGGTCACGATCCCCGGTTCTCTCGACGACCCGCAGACGCAGCTCTTCCTGTCGCCCGAGAAGATCGAGAGCGAGTTCCAGGCCGCCAACGACTGGATGCAGCCGGACATGATCGCGGTGAGCTGCCGGCGCGGCAATCTCTTCGACGTGCGGATTTGCTTCAGCACGGAGTTGGAGCCGCAGGCATGCGGGGCGAACATCGACCAGAAACGGTTATGCCCGCTTCAACGCATCACGGTGCCGGTTTCTAGAAGCGATAGATGA
- a CDS encoding M20/M25/M40 family metallo-hydrolase, with translation MDTLEKDRADALARLTAFLAIPSISTDPAYHDACLEAAGWCAETLRGIGFEASVEPTDGKPMVVARWRGETNGQPRPHVLFYGHYDVQPPDPLEAWNAPPFDAQIVDDPTHGKIIVARGASDDKGQVMTFVEACRAWMDATGALPVDVTVLLEGEEESGSPSLEPFLQAHGDSLKADIALVCDTGQWDAETPAITAFLRGLAFSEVTLHGPSRDLHSGIYGGPAQNPIRVLAELIAGLHDDNGRITIPNFYDGVSEPSPEQRDAWRALNFDGEAFLGEVGLSVPAGETDRSVVEQLWSRPTIEVNGILGGYTGPGTKTVIPAEASAKFSFRLVPGQEPSKVIEGLHQYIAARLPADVDVTYKGEGGSPAVGFDTNAPAFRATAQALAAEWGKAPVIVGCGASIPIVEAFSTRLGMDALLVGFALEDDAIHSPNEKYNLSSFEEGARSWVRILAALGAADAAA, from the coding sequence CTGGACACGCTCGAGAAAGATCGGGCTGACGCGCTCGCCCGCCTCACTGCGTTCCTGGCCATTCCCAGCATTTCGACCGACCCGGCCTATCACGACGCCTGCCTCGAGGCGGCCGGCTGGTGCGCAGAGACGTTGCGCGGCATCGGCTTCGAAGCCAGCGTCGAGCCGACCGACGGCAAGCCTATGGTCGTGGCGCGGTGGCGCGGCGAAACGAACGGACAGCCGCGCCCGCATGTCCTCTTCTACGGTCACTACGACGTGCAGCCACCGGATCCGTTGGAGGCCTGGAACGCGCCGCCCTTCGATGCGCAGATTGTGGACGACCCGACCCACGGCAAGATCATCGTGGCCCGCGGCGCCTCCGACGACAAAGGCCAGGTCATGACCTTCGTCGAGGCATGCCGCGCGTGGATGGACGCGACCGGCGCCCTGCCCGTCGATGTCACGGTCCTGCTCGAGGGCGAAGAGGAATCCGGAAGCCCGAGCCTGGAACCGTTTCTTCAAGCGCATGGAGACTCTCTCAAGGCCGACATCGCGCTCGTCTGCGATACGGGCCAATGGGATGCCGAGACGCCGGCGATCACGGCTTTCCTGCGCGGCTTGGCTTTTTCGGAAGTCACCTTGCATGGACCCTCGCGTGATCTGCATTCGGGCATCTACGGCGGCCCCGCTCAAAATCCCATTCGCGTTCTGGCCGAGCTGATCGCGGGCCTGCACGACGACAACGGCCGCATCACGATCCCCAATTTCTACGACGGCGTTTCGGAGCCCTCGCCTGAACAACGCGACGCCTGGCGTGCGCTCAATTTCGACGGAGAGGCTTTCCTCGGCGAAGTCGGCCTGAGCGTGCCCGCCGGCGAAACGGATCGGAGCGTCGTCGAACAGCTCTGGAGCCGGCCGACCATCGAGGTGAACGGAATCCTCGGCGGTTACACGGGCCCCGGCACCAAGACCGTCATTCCCGCCGAAGCGTCGGCGAAGTTCTCCTTCCGGCTCGTGCCGGGCCAAGAGCCGAGCAAGGTCATCGAAGGTCTCCACCAATACATCGCGGCGCGCCTGCCCGCCGATGTCGACGTCACTTACAAGGGCGAAGGCGGATCACCGGCCGTCGGTTTCGATACCAATGCGCCGGCCTTTCGCGCCACGGCGCAAGCGCTCGCGGCGGAATGGGGCAAGGCGCCGGTGATCGTCGGCTGCGGCGCCTCCATCCCGATCGTCGAGGCGTTTAGCACACGGCTCGGCATGGACGCGCTGCTGGTCGGCTTCGCCTTGGAGGACGATGCGATTCATTCGCCGAACGAGAAATACAATCTCTCGAGTTTCGAGGAGGGGGCGCGGAGCTGGGTGCGCATCCTGGCTGCGCTCGGAGCCGCCGATGCCGCGGCGTAG
- a CDS encoding cold-shock protein: protein MRQTGTVKFFNHTRGFGFITPDDGGKDVFLHISSLQRSGLPALDEGARVSFETEPDRRGKGPQAINVQLGE from the coding sequence ATGCGTCAGACCGGTACGGTCAAGTTTTTCAATCACACGCGAGGCTTCGGCTTTATTACGCCAGACGACGGCGGAAAAGATGTGTTCTTGCATATCTCTTCTCTGCAGCGATCCGGTCTGCCAGCACTCGACGAAGGGGCACGGGTCTCGTTCGAGACGGAGCCGGACCGCCGGGGCAAGGGACCCCAGGCGATCAATGTCCAGCTCGGAGAATAA